The genomic segment AGCcggcaggaggaggagatgcAGGCCAAGGATGAAGAGCTGCATAAGGTGAAGGAGAGGCACCTCCaagctgagcagcagctccaggagatggaggaaaaacagcaacaggtaTTTGAGAAAGAACGACGCTTCACGCAACTGCTTATGGTTGATGAAGGCTAACCACGAAGTCGTCTGTCGCCGTTTACCAGCTGAATGCCGAGAAGATGGCCctgcaggagcagctgcaggCCGAGACGGAGCTCTGCGCCGAGGCAGAGGAGATGAGAGCCCGCCTGGCCGCCAAGaagcaggagctggaggaggtcCTCCACGACCTGGAGGCGCgcttggaggaggaggaagagcgcACGTCGCACCTGGCAACCgagaagaagaagatgcagCAAAATATCTCCGTAAGAAAACACAGGCGGTTTTGATGAGCGATTCCTCAGGCTCTGATCTGCCTCATCAATCGACCCGTCATGGATGTGCCAACAGGacctggagcagcagctggatgaAGAAGAGGCAGCCAGGcaaaagctgcagctggagaaggTCACTCTGGAGGCAAAGATGAAGAAGATCGAAGAGGACGTCATGGTTCTAGACGATCAGAACAACAAACTGCTCAAGGTTTGGATTCTGGCATATTTTCTCCTTATAACCGAGTCCAGTGGAGCTGATTTAGAGGTCATCAAATTGACCATTTAAGGCTGCAGCATGTCACTATTGTTGTCTGAAGAAATGTGTTGCACCCAaccaaaaataaccaatcagagccaggaggcaggTCTTAGCACTGTTGATCAATCTCGTGTACCTGCTGCTAAATCTCCTAATGGCAGAGACACGACTTACTGGAAAAGAGTGTATCTGTTGTCATTAGGGAATTCACGACTAATACGAAACCAGTGCTGGCGGGTCTTTTTGTCGtgtcacaattttatttaccttttttttttctcctcatccAGGAGAAAAAGTTGATGGAAGAGAGGATCTCTGAATTCACTACCAACctggcagaggaggaggaaaaatcCAAGAGTTTACAGAAACTGAAGACGAAACACGAGGCCATGATCACAGACCTGGAAGGTAGGAAGAAACATTTAGGATGCagggtgcttgaaatccttgaaaaggCTTGAATTTGAATGAGCTCTGCTTGATTTCTGTACAAAGTCCTTAAAAGTGCTCGACATTCTAACTTCACAGCTTTGTAATTAAGTGCAATCgaatgtttaattaaaagcctaaaacattttacaattgAGACCAGATATTTTTATAACCTAATAATGagagacattatttttttcttatctgaaGTTAGATCAGactgaacttttcttcttttttatgtcgGTTAGAATCCTCTCAAAGCTAAAGTTTACTTATATTTTAGTTCACTTTGTACTTCCTGTCGAATACCATCATAAGACATTGTTAACAATGATGACGTATTACAGTGAACttttttggttcatttagttcaaGCCTGAGAATTGCTTCTGAAAgcttagaaattaaatttgggcaattaaaagaaacaaaaaaaacaatctagattttccaaaataaaaaaagaaaaaaaagaaaattgtgttaATTGATAACATGGCTTTATCGCACAGTCCTAGTCCAAGGTGGTATGATTTCCACCACCTCTCTCTAATCAATAATCGATCACCTTGTGTTCAGATCGGCTGCGCCGGGAGGAGAAGGCGCGTCAGGAGCTGGAGAAGAACAGACGCAAGCTGGAGGGCGACTTCACCGAGACGCACGACCAGATCGCAGAGCTCCAGGCTCAGATCGCCGAGCTGCGCGCCCAGCTGGccaagaaggaggaggagctccAGGCCGCCCTGGCCAGGTCTGCTTGAGCTCAGATCGTTGCCTCTGCACACTGCAAAACGTGTGGCCTCGGTTCACTAAACTTTGGTACGAATGTCCTCTGTTAAGAATCGAGGAGGAGGCCGCGCAGAAGAACTTGGCTCAGAAGAAGATCAGAGAGCTGGAGGCTCAGCTTTCCGAACTGCAAGAGGACCTGGAGCTGGAGAAGCTGGCCCGCGTGAAGGCCGAGAAACACCGCAGGGACCTGGGGGAGGAGCTGGAGGCCCTGAAGACGGAGCTGGAGGACACCTTGGACTCTACAGCGGCCATGCAGGAGCTCAGGTAGGAAGACTGGTTCAGTTCCCATTGACCTTATGCTGGCAAACATGCCATTTTATAAATAACTCACATTTTTCAATGAAGCAGGAGGATCGCCTCGCTGCATGTTTAATTGCggttcttatttaatggaaatgctaCATGTAGCTCTTAATACTTTGACCAAACTGACAAACAATTAaactaatgaaaataaattaagtttctACTTTGAATTTGTAgctgcaatggaaaaaaaaaaagaaaaccggTCAAGCTTTCTCAGTAAAACCTGccaaaataagcaataaattaattaattgcatgataaattataGTCATCAACAAACATTGGCCttgaatataaaacatttgacatctACTACAAAGCAGGATTTGGGATCTGggattttgtaaaacaaaaagttcaaactgACACTTTTGCTTGTTTTCCCCTTCAAAGGTTGACTgatcattttctgaaacataatTTTGGTTACAGATTTTATAATCCattgtaattgttgttttgtttaaatgttctttagaaatgagtatttttatgtctttgaaaGGGCTCACTTGCTTTAATATGCCATGATTATAACTATAtcagttgaaaatggtctcaaagtgacaatattatcatttatcgcaataatttctgggacaattcaTCGTCCATGGAAACGGGGCCTGAGTTAGTGCTACTGAAGGTCGCTGACCTCGTCTGGTTTTGTGAAAGCTAAGCGTCCCTTGAAAGTGtagatttttctcaaaagccCGCTCTCCTCTGCCGGCGCTCCTACAGGACCAAACGTGAGACGGAGGTGACTCACCTGAAgaagagtctggaggaagacgCCCGAGTCCACGAGCTTCAGCTGGCTGAGATGAGGCAGAAACACAGCCAGGCCTTCGACGAGCTCAACGAGCAGCTGGAGCAAGCGAAGAGGGTACATGGGTCCATGCTGCCCCcttctgttctttctttctccacttGTGTCTTAACAACAACCACTGACTGTCTTGTTTCCCCCCGCAGAACAAAGTGTCGATGGAGAAGGCCAAACAAGCCTTGGAGTCTGAGAAGAACGAGCTGACCATCGAGCTGCAGACGCTGATGCAGGGCAAGACCGACTCCGAGCACCGCAGGAAGAAGGCCGAAGGAATGGCACAGGAGCTGCAGGCCAAATACTCTGAGGCCGAGCGCCAGAGAGTGGAGCTGTCTGAGAAACTGGCTAAAGTGCAGGTATGTTTCTGGATCCACCCTGGTACCCATCGAATACGGCGTACGATCACTGATGCAAGGTAAAACTCACTTCGACAATCTACTAAAGCttgtcctttctttctttttctgtccacaGGCTGAGCTGGATAATGTTAACGGCATGCTGAGCGAGGCTGAGGGCAAATCCATAAAGGCCACTAAAGACTTCTCAGCTGTGGAATCCCAGCTGCAGGACGTCCAGGTACAACATGGCACAACCAAACGTAGCTGTAGCTGACCCGACAGCTGAGAAAGAAACTACAgccgcgttgtgaggatcgaacggggggggggtgcgcgcgttgtgaggatcgaacgggggagGGTGgggtgcgcgttgtgaggatcgaacgggggggggggggggggggtgcatctcgcattttttcagacggggtgccggcttgctgcgggccggttctaatatcatcccaggggccgtggaaaatcttctcgcgggccggatgtggccggcgggccttgactctgacatatgtggccTACAGACTTCACGTCACCATTTCTgagcttttaatttttcatttctatttcctACACATTTCTAAATGGACAACTCAGCAATTCCTCTAAATTTTCGTCAGAACAAATAATTGTCTGCATATAATGCCAACTTTGTATGTCCTCAAAACTTAGCAATGTCATTTATGTCTGATGAACAGACCAGGTACTCGCCTGTGGGGGACACCGCGAGCAATGCTGAGCACCGTTTTCTTTACCTCCACGTTGCCAGATGCTTTCTAAGCAAATCCTAAAAGCTTAAACTTGACGTACGTCATCATGCAGCTGTTGAGTCAAAGTTTCTGTCTCGCTGTGACACAGGAACTCCTCCAAGAAGAGACGCGTCAGAAGCTCTCCCTCAACACTCGTCTGCGGCAGCTGGAGGACGAACAGAACAACCTGAaagagcagctggaggaggaggaggaagccaAGAGGAATGTGGAGAGGCAGCTTCAGTCGGTGCAGACTCAGGTGAGACGCACCGATCAGCTGAGCGGAGCAACCTTTCCAGTGACGATTCCATTCAAGTGTTTCAGCACCAATAACAAATGAGCAacgcctctctctctccacaGCTTGCTGACATGAAGAAGAAGGTGGAGCAGGAGGCCGGCTCTCTGGAGTCCGCCGAGGAGGGGAAGAAGAGACTGCAGAGGGACCTGGAGAGCACCAGCCAGCGGCTGGAGGAGAAATGCGCCGCGTTCGACAAGCTGGACAAAACAAAGACGCGTCTGCAGCAGGAGCTGGACGACCTGCTGGTGGACCAGGACCACCTCCGGCAGATCGTCTCCAACCtggagaagaagcagaagaagtttGACCAGGTCGGCGAGAGACGCCGAAGCGGGAAGCGCCGGGGTTTCTGTTGAAGATCGTAACCGTTGGCTTTCTGTCGTTCCCAGATGCTCGCAGAGGAGAAGAATATCTCGGCGCGCTACGCGGAGGAGCGAGACCGAGCCGAAGCCGAGGCGCGCGAGAAAGAAACCCGCGCTCTGGCTCTGACCCGAGAACTGGAATCTCTGATGGACATCAAGGAGGAGCTGGACCGCAACAACAAGCTGCTGCGCACCGAAATGGAGGATCTGGTTTCCTCTAAGGATGATGTGGGCAAGAAcgtaagttaaaaaaaaataaataaactttttcactgACTAACTTGTCCTTCTCGTAAAATCCAGCCTTAACTCTCCATTTCCCCCGGGCTCTGCAGGTCCACGAGCTGGAGAAGTCCAAGCGTGCcatggagcagcagctggaggagatgaagactcagctggaggagctggaggacgaGCTGCAGGCCACGGAGGACGCCAAGCTGCGTCTGGAGGTCAACATGCAGGCCATGAAGGCCCAGTATGAGAGAGACCTGGCAGGGCGCGACGAGAtgggagaggagaagaagagagcTCTGGTCAAACaggtccgtccgtccgtccatccctGGGTCACTGACGGAAATATGTGTTTCTACCCCTCAACTTTTCATGTTTGGTCACAAAATAAGAGCAAGCTTCACTGAGATTCTCTCTGATTTGACTAATCGAtatcattttcaacttttttttttttttttttactacaaataaaaaatctaaaggTGTGTATTTGGTATTATTTAGAAAAGAATttaatcttttccattttaagaaTAAAGTCTTAACGTCATAAGAACGAAGTTGAACGACAACGTCaaaataatacgagaataaagttaatTAGCCATGCCATGGAAACCATGGTAACGCAGCAGATGGGTCAGAAAAACGGCTTGTATTGTGACCAGATATGGAAACTACTTTTGGTCGGTAATCGTGGTTATAGGCAAGCGGCTTCACATTTCTTGTGGCTAACATCAGAGGATGTGACCCCTGTAGGTGCGTGAGATGgagatggagctggaagacgAGAGGAAGCAGCGCTCTGCCGCCGTGGCGGCACGCAAAAAGCTGGAGTTGGACCTGAAGGAGCTGGAGGCCGCCATCGACACGGCCAACAAGAACCGCGACGAGGCCCTGAAGCAGCTCAAGAAGCTACAAGTGAGCACAGCTACTAAACCCGGAAGCTATTAAACATGTCTTCCCAGGATCTcagtttgaactttttgtttttttccttgtaATCCTCAGGCTCAGATGAAGGATCTGCTCCGAGAGCTGGAGGACACTCGCATGTCCAGAGACGAGATCCTGGCCCAGAGCAAGGAGACGGAGAAGAAGCTGAAGGCCATGGAGGCCGACATGATCCAGATGCAAGAGGTCAGTGAGAACACCAGGTGTCCAGCTCACTGCCTGCCGATTActgatgtgcttttttttttaattcatccaCCATCATTGTTCAGGAGCTGGCAGGAGCAGAGCGAGTGAAGCGACAGGCCATCCAGGAGAGAGACGAGCTGCAGGACGAAATCAACAACCAGGCCGCCAAGAAGTACGACTTCTGTCAAAACGAGCTCCACTTTTCTTCATAATCTGCGTTTCTGAACCTCTGATCCGTTTCCCCTCAGCGCTCAGGCTGCGGAGGAGAGGAGGCGGCTGGAGGCTCGCATCacccagctggaggaggagctggaggaggagcagtGCAACACGGAGCTGACCAACGACCGGCTGAAGAAGGCCATGCTGCAGGTCCGTCTGTGCTTTAACAGTCGCCTTTCTCCCAGACCGGACCAGTTCAAACCCAACCGGTTTGTCTCCTCTTTAGACCGACCAGATCAATGTGGAGCTGACCGCAGAGCGCAGCACCTCCCAGCGGCTGGAGGGCGCACGCAGCCAGCTGGAGCGCCAGAACAAGgagctgaagctgaagctgcagGAGCTGGAGGGAACCGTCAAGTCCAAGTACAAGGCCAACATGGCCGCCCTGGAGGCCAAGATCGcccagctggaggagcagctggacATCGAAACCAGGTGTGGAAACGTAGCCGATCTGAACAACAGATAACTataacatttcttaaaaaaggGCAACTATGATGgcgtaaatttctgccaaaaaaaaccctgaaaaaattttccagaaaaaaactgaaatgtctgagtttgaaaagtttaaaatttgctgaaattaaatcaaaaatttgGAGATGAATCtcaattttctagaaaaaatgtctgtttgaaaagtcaaaaatattttaaattatttccttttatttattttttttctagaaaatttctaaaattaatttaaaatctttggaCTTCTGCCTAGCaaatattcaacttttcaaacgctgaattttcttaaatgaaaacaaaattttcaaaatgtggcAAAGTAGATACGTAATGCAATATGCAGTTTACTCAGGACTAGGAATTGATTCCCTAAGGAGCCAAATCAAAACgattatttttctgctgtgctttTCCTCAGGGAGAGGCAGACTGCCACCAAACTGGTGAGACGCACCGAGAAGAAGCTGAAGGAAGTCATCCTGCAGGTGGATGACGAGAGGCGCACTGCAGAGCAGCACAAGGACCAGGTCCGACTCCCACTTTCTCTGAAACACATTTAACTGTTTATCAAAACGTTAGTTTAGCCTTCCTTTAACTAGACCGCAGGCATCAGGTAGAGGCTTTGCGCCAATGTCGAATAAATGCTTTGGTTCATCCAACCTCATCAGATTTCATTTCCGTTTTCCAGACGGACAAGTTGAACTCGCGCATGAAGCAGCTGAAGCGCCAACTGGAGGAGGCCGAGGAGGAGGCCCAGAGGGCCAACGCCAACCGAAGGAAACTCCAGAGGGAGCTGGAGGACGCCACGGAGTCTGCAGACGCCATGAACCGCGAGGTGGCCTCCCTCAAGAGCAAGCTGAGGTAGGAAGACCATGACGACGCACAACTCCTTTAACAGCAGCATCGTGTCACAAAACGAGAGATGACTGATGCAGGTTCTACCTTCGATgtcattcattttcattctggGCCATCTGTAGATtatgaatgttcttaaagggccggttgtgctaGAATCTATTGATAAAACTCTTTAACCtgttaacattttaatgaataGCTCTCTCTGCACTTGGTAAAtagttcaaattaaatattaaacgttttcacactgatcagtccctccaggagttttttttttttctcgttctgtgaaaatttttaaatatttttaaataattttgcaaaatttgCGCTAATGATGTcaaacttgtatttatttttttaattcgcCATGCTTTCATGGAGAATAGCAGcagtgttggaaaaagaaagactgccacctgcaggtgggagttagcatcactGAAGACCAAtgtttttttactacttttgaggaaaatttgcaataaactcacagCTATTCAGTAGAGCAAAAGAATGCAGTGATCTGTTGATTTAGAATGGATTTCatgagggccacataaaaagctgcagtgggccagatttggcccctgaCCCTCGACTTTGACACATGTTCCTTTCTTAAAGAACTGATTAGCTTTTCCTAACTTTGACTCTGTTCCAGGCGTGGCGACTTGCCCTTCAGTGTAACTCGCCGCACTGTCCCTCGCGTAGAAAACGTGGAGAGCGACGAGGAAAGCGAGTCCAAGGCCGAAGCCACGGAGCCCCAAGCTTGAAGGGCCCCATCGCCACTCGCCTCCTCCATGCTGAATCCTAACCAAGAAAGAGCAGCAAATActgtaaagaagaaagaaaatcatgtcCAGACTAAAGGCAGGGATTCTGCTCAGTCCAAAT from the Gambusia affinis linkage group LG19, SWU_Gaff_1.0, whole genome shotgun sequence genome contains:
- the LOC122822078 gene encoding myosin-9-like isoform X2; translation: MSDADKFLYVDRNLINNPLAQADWATKKLVWVPSERLGFEAGSIKEERGDECTVELADSGKKIKVNKDDIQKMNPPKFSKVEDMAELTCLNEASVLHNLKERYYSGLIYTYSGLFCVVINPYKNLPIYSEEIVEMYKGKKRHEMPPHIYAITDTAYRSMMQDREDQSILCTGESGAGKTENTKKVIQYLAHVASSHKTKKDQGELEKQLLQANPILEAFGNAKTVKNDNSSRFGKFIRINFDVNGYIVGANIETYLLEKSRAIRQAKDERTFHIFYYMLTGAGDKLRNELLLENYNNYRFLSNGNVTIPGQQDKDLFTETMEAFRIMGIPEDEQIGMLKVVAAVLQLGNMSFKKERHTDQASMPDNTAAQKVCHLTGMNVTDFTRAILSPRIKVGRDYVQKAQTQEQAEFAVEALAKATYERMFRWLVMRINKALDKTKRQGASFIGILDIAGFEIFELNSFEQLCINYTNEKLQQLFNHTMFILEQEEYQREGIEWSFIDFGLDLQPCIDLIEKPASPPGILALLDEECWFPKATDKSFVEKVVQEQGTHPKFHKPKKLKDEADFCIIHYAGKVDYKADEWLMKNMDPLNDNVATLLNQSTDKFVSELWRDVDRIVGLDKVSGMSEMPGAFKTRKGMFRTVGQLYKEQLSKLMATLRNTNPNFVRCIIPNHEKKAGKLDPHLVLDQLRCNGVLEGIRICRQGFPNRIVFQEFRQRYEILTPNAIPKGFMDGKQACVLMIQSLELDANLYRIGQSKVFFRAGVLAHLEEERDMKITDIIISFQAWCRGYVARKAFAKRQQQLTAMKVIQRNCAAYLKLRNWQWWRLFTKVKPLLQVSRQEEEMQAKDEELHKVKERHLQAEQQLQEMEEKQQQLNAEKMALQEQLQAETELCAEAEEMRARLAAKKQELEEVLHDLEARLEEEEERTSHLATEKKKMQQNISDLEQQLDEEEAARQKLQLEKVTLEAKMKKIEEDVMVLDDQNNKLLKEKKLMEERISEFTTNLAEEEEKSKSLQKLKTKHEAMITDLEDRLRREEKARQELEKNRRKLEGDFTETHDQIAELQAQIAELRAQLAKKEEELQAALARIEEEAAQKNLAQKKIRELEAQLSELQEDLELEKLARVKAEKHRRDLGEELEALKTELEDTLDSTAAMQELRTKRETEVTHLKKSLEEDARVHELQLAEMRQKHSQAFDELNEQLEQAKRNKVSMEKAKQALESEKNELTIELQTLMQGKTDSEHRRKKAEGMAQELQAKYSEAERQRVELSEKLAKVQAELDNVNGMLSEAEGKSIKATKDFSAVESQLQDVQELLQEETRQKLSLNTRLRQLEDEQNNLKEQLEEEEEAKRNVERQLQSVQTQLADMKKKVEQEAGSLESAEEGKKRLQRDLESTSQRLEEKCAAFDKLDKTKTRLQQELDDLLVDQDHLRQIVSNLEKKQKKFDQMLAEEKNISARYAEERDRAEAEAREKETRALALTRELESLMDIKEELDRNNKLLRTEMEDLVSSKDDVGKNVHELEKSKRAMEQQLEEMKTQLEELEDELQATEDAKLRLEVNMQAMKAQYERDLAGRDEMGEEKKRALVKQVREMEMELEDERKQRSAAVAARKKLELDLKELEAAIDTANKNRDEALKQLKKLQAQMKDLLRELEDTRMSRDEILAQSKETEKKLKAMEADMIQMQEELAGAERVKRQAIQERDELQDEINNQAAKNAQAAEERRRLEARITQLEEELEEEQCNTELTNDRLKKAMLQTDQINVELTAERSTSQRLEGARSQLERQNKELKLKLQELEGTVKSKYKANMAALEAKIAQLEEQLDIETRERQTATKLVRRTEKKLKEVILQVDDERRTAEQHKDQTDKLNSRMKQLKRQLEEAEEEAQRANANRRKLQRELEDATESADAMNREVASLKSKLRRGDLPFSVTRRTVPRVENVESDEESESKAEATEPQA
- the LOC122822078 gene encoding myosin-9-like isoform X1 encodes the protein MSDADKFLYVDRNLINNPLAQADWATKKLVWVPSERLGFEAGSIKEERGDECTVELADSGKKIKVNKDDIQKMNPPKFSKVEDMAELTCLNEASVLHNLKERYYSGLIYTYSGLFCVVINPYKNLPIYSEEIVEMYKGKKRHEMPPHIYAITDTAYRSMMQDREDQSILCTGESGAGKTENTKKVIQYLAHVASSHKTKKDQGSYLSHGELEKQLLQANPILEAFGNAKTVKNDNSSRFGKFIRINFDVNGYIVGANIETYLLEKSRAIRQAKDERTFHIFYYMLTGAGDKLRNELLLENYNNYRFLSNGNVTIPGQQDKDLFTETMEAFRIMGIPEDEQIGMLKVVAAVLQLGNMSFKKERHTDQASMPDNTAAQKVCHLTGMNVTDFTRAILSPRIKVGRDYVQKAQTQEQAEFAVEALAKATYERMFRWLVMRINKALDKTKRQGASFIGILDIAGFEIFELNSFEQLCINYTNEKLQQLFNHTMFILEQEEYQREGIEWSFIDFGLDLQPCIDLIEKPASPPGILALLDEECWFPKATDKSFVEKVVQEQGTHPKFHKPKKLKDEADFCIIHYAGKVDYKADEWLMKNMDPLNDNVATLLNQSTDKFVSELWRDVDRIVGLDKVSGMSEMPGAFKTRKGMFRTVGQLYKEQLSKLMATLRNTNPNFVRCIIPNHEKKAGKLDPHLVLDQLRCNGVLEGIRICRQGFPNRIVFQEFRQRYEILTPNAIPKGFMDGKQACVLMIQSLELDANLYRIGQSKVFFRAGVLAHLEEERDMKITDIIISFQAWCRGYVARKAFAKRQQQLTAMKVIQRNCAAYLKLRNWQWWRLFTKVKPLLQVSRQEEEMQAKDEELHKVKERHLQAEQQLQEMEEKQQQLNAEKMALQEQLQAETELCAEAEEMRARLAAKKQELEEVLHDLEARLEEEEERTSHLATEKKKMQQNISDLEQQLDEEEAARQKLQLEKVTLEAKMKKIEEDVMVLDDQNNKLLKEKKLMEERISEFTTNLAEEEEKSKSLQKLKTKHEAMITDLEDRLRREEKARQELEKNRRKLEGDFTETHDQIAELQAQIAELRAQLAKKEEELQAALARIEEEAAQKNLAQKKIRELEAQLSELQEDLELEKLARVKAEKHRRDLGEELEALKTELEDTLDSTAAMQELRTKRETEVTHLKKSLEEDARVHELQLAEMRQKHSQAFDELNEQLEQAKRNKVSMEKAKQALESEKNELTIELQTLMQGKTDSEHRRKKAEGMAQELQAKYSEAERQRVELSEKLAKVQAELDNVNGMLSEAEGKSIKATKDFSAVESQLQDVQELLQEETRQKLSLNTRLRQLEDEQNNLKEQLEEEEEAKRNVERQLQSVQTQLADMKKKVEQEAGSLESAEEGKKRLQRDLESTSQRLEEKCAAFDKLDKTKTRLQQELDDLLVDQDHLRQIVSNLEKKQKKFDQMLAEEKNISARYAEERDRAEAEAREKETRALALTRELESLMDIKEELDRNNKLLRTEMEDLVSSKDDVGKNVHELEKSKRAMEQQLEEMKTQLEELEDELQATEDAKLRLEVNMQAMKAQYERDLAGRDEMGEEKKRALVKQVREMEMELEDERKQRSAAVAARKKLELDLKELEAAIDTANKNRDEALKQLKKLQAQMKDLLRELEDTRMSRDEILAQSKETEKKLKAMEADMIQMQEELAGAERVKRQAIQERDELQDEINNQAAKNAQAAEERRRLEARITQLEEELEEEQCNTELTNDRLKKAMLQTDQINVELTAERSTSQRLEGARSQLERQNKELKLKLQELEGTVKSKYKANMAALEAKIAQLEEQLDIETRERQTATKLVRRTEKKLKEVILQVDDERRTAEQHKDQTDKLNSRMKQLKRQLEEAEEEAQRANANRRKLQRELEDATESADAMNREVASLKSKLRRGDLPFSVTRRTVPRVENVESDEESESKAEATEPQA